The Mesotoga sp. UBA6090 region GAGTACTAGTATCCTCGGCTCTGGTCGGTTTCGGACTATCTAGGCTGAGTTTCAAAGGAAGAAATGCAATATTCAATTTCATAATCTTTCAAATGATATTCCCGGGATTTCTCTTCATTGTCCCTTTATATGTCCTTATAAGGAATCTCGGTCTCATTGACACCAGAACGGCTCTCATACTTCCTTCACTCGTATCTGCTTGGGGAGTATTCATGTTCACTCAGTCCTTCAGAGCAGTACCTAACGAGTATCTGGAAGCGGCCAGAATGGATGGAGCAAATGATCTATGGATAATCACCAAGGTGTTAGTTCCCCTCACAAGTTCAACTGTATCGATCGTAGGCCTCTTCACTTTCATTGGAATATGGGATAACTTCATGTGGCCTCTGATTGTTGTGAGCGACTACTCAAAGATGCCGCTTTCCGTACTTCTTGCTAGCTTCAACATGCAGTACGGAAGCTATCTGGGTCCGGTTCTTGCAGGTTCTGTACTTCAAACTATGCCAATGGTAGTAATATTCCTGGTGTTCAGAAAGTACTTCCTTCAGGGAATATCTATGTCATTGAAATAAGGAGTGAGAGTTGTGATCAAACTGAAAAGACATCCGTTAAATCCTCTGATCTCTCCAGTCCCGCAACATCACTGGGAATCGAAGTATGTTTTCAACTGTGCCGTCATCAATCGTGATGGAGTATTTCACATGCTCTACAGAGCACAGGGCGAGGATATGGTCTCAAGAATTGGATATGCCGTTTCGCTGGATGGCCTCAGATTCAACCGTTTTGAGAAACCCGTCTTCACTCCCGGAAGTCAATGGGAACTCTACGGTGTTGAAGATCCCAGATTGACTGAGCTGGAAGGAAAAATCTATATGCAATACACCGCATACTCACCACAAGGGATTAGAATATCGATGGCTTCGACTCTTGACTTTCTTCGGTGGGAACGTTACGGTGTAATAATTCCAGATATCGACAACAAAGATGCGGCGCTTTTCCCGAAGAAGATTAGGAGTCGCTATGTGATGTTCCATAGAATTGAGCCAGAGATGTACCTGGCATATTCAGATGATTTAGATTCGTGGTCGAAATTTACTTCCATCGCAGGTCCTAGACCGGGTATGTGGGACAACCTGAGAATTGGAGTGGGCGCACCCCCAGTTGAGACCGAATACGGATGGCTTGTACTTTACCATGGTGTGGAAAATACCCCTAGACCCACTTATAGACTCGGCTTTATGGTTCTGGATTTAGAAAACCCCGAGAAAGTTATAAAAAGAAGTGATGAACCAATTCTTGAACCTGAAGAAGAATGGGAAATCTTCGGAGGTGTTCCCAACGTTGTTTTCTCCGACGCTATGGTTGAGCATGAAGATAACTATTTCATCTATTACGGAGCGGCAGATAACCATATTGCCGTCGCAACAATTGAGAAAGAGACTGTGTTGGACTGGATAAGGAGTTGATTATATGAAAAGACCATTGACATTAGTATTTCTCTTCCTGGTTTCATTGGCATGTGCAGTCTCTATAAAGTTTGAATCGCTTTATAATATTGAAAGAGCTTCCAATCTTCCTTTGCTGATGTCACAAGGTATTGATTGGGAGAGCAAGGCTGTATTCAATCCGACTGCCATAGTTGTGGATTCTACAGTGTATCTACTGTACAGATCTGAAGACTGGACGGGAACAGGTAGATGGAACGGCACATCCAGGATCGGCATGGCCAAGTCGGAAGATGGATTTGAATTCTCAAGGCAAGATCTTCCCCTGATAACTCCTACTGAACCATACGAGATCCCAGGCGGATGTGAAGATCCTCGTATAGTGAAGATTGAAGACCTCTATATACTCACTTACACAGGATATGACGGTGGGAAAGCGAGACTGTGCATCGCCACATCAACAGATTTTGTTGAATGGGAAAAGCTGGGACCAGTCTTTGAAGGTGATACTTGGTCAAAGTCCGGTGCGATTGTACCTGCAAAGATTGATGGTAAGTATTTCATGTATTTCGGCGATTCCTCTATTAAGCTCGCCTATTCAACGGACTTGAAGAACTGGACTATCTATCCCCGACCAGTAATGGAACCAAGACCAGGAAACTTTGACAGCAGGTTGATAGAGCCAGGCCCAACTCCAATAATCACTGATGAGGGAATATTGCTGATCTATAACAGCGCGGATTTTTCGACGATCTACAGACCCGGAGCTGCCCTATTCGATATTGATAATCCCAGGAAACTTGTAAAAAGGACTGATAAACCTCTTGTTGAGCCGGAACTTTCCTGGGAAAAGCAAGGTCAAGTTCCGAACGTAATTTTCATTGAAGGGGCGGTAGTCATAGAAGAAAAACTGATTCTTTACTATGGAGCTGCTGACACTTACATTGGTGCGTTCGTTGTCGATCTGAGCATCTGAAGAGAAAAACCTTGCTAGTATATGCATCTAAAGGTTCTTATTGCCTTTTCTAGGGGTCCTCTTCTGGGCCCCTTTGCTTAACAAATCGATTTCTTTCCGGCTAAGTCTCTTTACATCGCCAGGATTAGGAACGAGAGATATACTTAGTGTTCCGATAGATACCCTGACAAGGCTCACAACAGGTTTATTGAACACCTTGAAAATCTCTCTTATCTCTCGTTTATGGCCCTCATAAATCGTAATAGAATAC contains the following coding sequences:
- a CDS encoding carbohydrate ABC transporter permease, translating into MRKIPTIILYIVLFTTSIVWIYPYIWMLLSSFKPTNEIYGGFLPSQFTFENYKFILEAADKMERPFVQALGNSIFISVTVTLGVLVSSALVGFGLSRLSFKGRNAIFNFIIFQMIFPGFLFIVPLYVLIRNLGLIDTRTALILPSLVSAWGVFMFTQSFRAVPNEYLEAARMDGANDLWIITKVLVPLTSSTVSIVGLFTFIGIWDNFMWPLIVVSDYSKMPLSVLLASFNMQYGSYLGPVLAGSVLQTMPMVVIFLVFRKYFLQGISMSLK
- a CDS encoding glycosidase, whose translation is MIKLKRHPLNPLISPVPQHHWESKYVFNCAVINRDGVFHMLYRAQGEDMVSRIGYAVSLDGLRFNRFEKPVFTPGSQWELYGVEDPRLTELEGKIYMQYTAYSPQGIRISMASTLDFLRWERYGVIIPDIDNKDAALFPKKIRSRYVMFHRIEPEMYLAYSDDLDSWSKFTSIAGPRPGMWDNLRIGVGAPPVETEYGWLVLYHGVENTPRPTYRLGFMVLDLENPEKVIKRSDEPILEPEEEWEIFGGVPNVVFSDAMVEHEDNYFIYYGAADNHIAVATIEKETVLDWIRS
- a CDS encoding glycoside hydrolase family 130 protein, with protein sequence MKRPLTLVFLFLVSLACAVSIKFESLYNIERASNLPLLMSQGIDWESKAVFNPTAIVVDSTVYLLYRSEDWTGTGRWNGTSRIGMAKSEDGFEFSRQDLPLITPTEPYEIPGGCEDPRIVKIEDLYILTYTGYDGGKARLCIATSTDFVEWEKLGPVFEGDTWSKSGAIVPAKIDGKYFMYFGDSSIKLAYSTDLKNWTIYPRPVMEPRPGNFDSRLIEPGPTPIITDEGILLIYNSADFSTIYRPGAALFDIDNPRKLVKRTDKPLVEPELSWEKQGQVPNVIFIEGAVVIEEKLILYYGAADTYIGAFVVDLSI